From one Lycium barbarum isolate Lr01 chromosome 6, ASM1917538v2, whole genome shotgun sequence genomic stretch:
- the LOC132645163 gene encoding aspartic proteinase 36-like isoform X2: MSSTYRSVKCNKACPCDHKRQHCIYERRYAEMSGSFGLLGDDIISFGNLSELGPQRAVFGCELEETGDLYSQRADGIMGLGRGDVSIVNQLVEKHAISDSFSLCYGGMDFGGGAMVLGGIKPPAHMVFTKSEIGHSPYYNIELKDIHVAGKPLKINPRVFGGKHGTILDSGTTYAYLPEAAFVAFKSAIRKELRSLKQIKGPDPSFKDICFSGAGSDISQLSKNFPSVDMVFSDGNKLTLSPENYLFQHFKVRGAYCLGIFPNGKNPTSLLGGIVVRNTLVTYDRENERIGFWKTNCSELWDRLNLSPPPPPPPPPPPPLSGLDNPNSSVHMSPSPAPSGPPGYDIPGEIKIGLITFYLSLSVNPSELKPRIPELAHFIAQELDVNVSQIRLMNFSRKGNDSLTKWAVFPAGSTNSMPNATAMEIISKLDEQHPHLQDSFGSYKLFDWHIEPPSKRKLWPRNYLVLVVPFLVILIVGLSAPVGWLIWRRRQESALPYEPVGSVETVAHEQELQPLK; encoded by the exons ATGTCAAGCACTTATCGATCTGTGAAATGTAATAAGGCTTGTCCCTGTGACCATAAGAGGCAGCACTGTATTTATGAGAGACGGTACGCTGAGATGAGTGGAAGTTTCGGGTTGCTTGGAGATGACATCATATCTTTTGGAAATCTAAGTGAGCTCGGACCACAACGAGCTGTTTTTGGATGCGAACTTGAGGAAACTGGTGATCTTTACAGCCAACGTGCTGATGGTATAATGGGCTTGGGTAGAGGTGATGTCAGTATAGTTAATCAACTTGTTGAAAAACATGCAATCAGTGATTCTTTCTCCTTGTGCTATGGAGGAATGGATTTTGGTGGTGGGGCAATGGTTCTTGGTGGAATAAAACCTCCTGCTCACATGGTCTTTACCAAATCAGAAATTGGTCACAG CCCATACTACAATATTGAGCTGAAGGATATACATGTAGCTGGGAAGCCGCTGAAAATAAATCCGCGGGTTTTTGGTGGAAAACACGGGACTATTCTTGACAGTGGTACCACCTATGCTTACCTGCCAGAAGCAGCATTTGTTGCTTTCAAGAGTGCT ATACGGAAAGAGCTTCGTTCTCTAAAACAGATCAAAGGGCCCGATCCTAGTTTTAAGGATATCTGCTTTTCAGGTGCTGGAAG TGACATATCGCAACTGTCAAAGAACTTCCCTTCTGTTGATATGGTATTCAGCGATGGAAATAAACTAACTCTCTCTCCTGAAAATTACTTGTTCCAG CACTTCAAAGTACGTGGTGCTTATTGCCTAGGAATTTTCCCGAATGGAAAGAATCCAACTAGTCTTCTTGGAG GAATCGTTGTACGCAACACTCTTGTAACTTATGATCGTGAAAACGAAAGAATTGGTTTTTGGAAAACTAATTGTTCTGAGTTATGGGACAGACTCAATTTATCTCCTCCACCTCCACCTCCACCTCCACCTCCACCACCGCTTTCAGGCTTGGATAACCCAAACTCCTCTGTGCATATGTCTCCTTCACCAGCTCCTAGTGGACCTCCTGGGTACGATATACCTG GGGAGATTAAAATTGGGCTCATTACATTTTACTTGTCACTAAGTGTCAACCCCTCAGAGTTGAAGCCACGCATTCCAGAACTTGCCCATTTCATTGCCCAAGAGTTGGATGTTAATGTTTCACAG ATTCGCTTAATGAACTTTTCGAGGAAGGGAAATGATTCCCTCACTAAATGGGCCGTCTTTCCAGCAGGATCTACCAACTCTATGCCAAATGCCACTGCAATG GAAATAATAAGCAAGTTGGATGAACAACACCCACATCTACAGGATTCCTTTGGAAGTTATAAATTGTTTGACTGGCACATTGAACCTCCATCAAAAAG GAAGCTTTGGCCGCGAAACTACTTAGTCCTAGTGGTACCATTTTTAGTTATTTTGATAGTTGGACTATCAGCTCCTGTTGGATGGTTAATTTGGAGGCGAAGGCAAGAATCAGCTCTTCCTTATGAACCGGTCGGAAGTGTTGAAACTGTTGCCCATGAGCAAGAACTGCAACCACTAAAATGA
- the LOC132644303 gene encoding factor of DNA methylation 1-like, giving the protein MTLHIEKIRKLQAYNESEQRKIEHMKEELRKRKAVNDNARRSKRTNHRSKGEASSIRVKLIGKLDKKSFHAFAETFYNSNNKEVAVKANELYSLWETNLRDLNWNPYVLIQKGETWEEAFNEEDEKLKGLKVDCGDEVYQAVVTALKELMEHNPGGMYPEPELWNDTQGEIASVELSIY; this is encoded by the exons ATGACTCTACACATAGAAAAAATTAGGAAACTACAAGCATATAATGAGAGTGAGCAGCGAAAAATTGAGCATATGAAAGAAGAACTAAGAAAACGTAAAGCAGTTAATGACA ATGCAAGACGCTCGAAAAGAACTAATCATAGGTCTAAAGGAGAGGCCAGTTCTATCCGCGTCAAGTTAATAGGGAAGCTTGATAAAAAATCATTCCATGCTTTTGCGGAAACATTTTACAACTCTAACAACAAAGAAGTAGCAGTGAAAGCAAATGAACTATATTCCTTGTGGGAGACTAATCTGAGGGATTTAAACTGGAATCCATACGTGCTTATCCAAAAGGGTGAAACTTGGGAG GAAGCATTTAATGAAGAGGATGAAAAATTGAAGGGTCTAAAGGTTGATTGTGGTGATGAAGTGTATCAAGCGGTGGTAACTGCGTTAAAAGAGTTGATGGAGCATAATCCCGGTGGTATGTATCCAGAACctgagttgtggaatgatacgcAAGGAGAAATTGCATCAGTGGAACTGAGTATATATTAA